DNA from Triticum aestivum cultivar Chinese Spring chromosome 7D, IWGSC CS RefSeq v2.1, whole genome shotgun sequence:
aagaaaaaaaagaaatatcaGCATTGGTCAGCTGAAAACCGCTTCTAAACCGATCGAtcgtactcccttcgtctaggtgtgtaagtcatcttacgaaaatcaaataattccaaaacacttaggcacgataCATTAACTCttatctcgtttcttgtttcgtgacatatcatcCAATAaaagatgtgggccatgcatgttTAAATGACTTGAGACCACCAAActcgacatgcagtggttagttcattgcatgcaatgttattaattagcaaaaaacattaagttctctcgttttcccctccaccTTGATCATGGTGCGCAACCTaacatgacttacacacctagacggagggagtactgctgcCTTTTTTCCAGTTTCATTTGCCAATTGTAAATGCTGGCGTTGAATTTCAGCAAGCCGTAGTATTTCTTCCGTCCAACCAACCCAACAGCTCAGCACCGAGGATCCAAAACATACTACATGTCAagataagttcaaaaaaaaatacATGTCAAGATCAAGGACCAGCGGGTTTGCTCGTGCTGCCGCATTATTTCTGCGTTGGCGTCCACGCAAACCCTACACCCCCAATCAGTTGGAATCTACATACATTTCCGCTGCGACAATCAACAATGCACCTAGTTGTAGGCAGCCCACACAAAAATGTAATAAGAGTGAGAGGTGCTACTCCATCTCCATCCACCCACACCTTAGCACGATACCGACTAGTTTTTTTTTTAAAGAAGGAGGACCCCCGACCTCTGCATTTGGACGATGCACGCccccattttattaattattcatacaagaccttataaagtcatacaacagtaagcctaaagccaccgtctaggcaacatctatcgctactcctatccagttgatgtagggatgctgatagtctgagcctaataccgaacagaccttgcagccaaacctaacatctaaaacctgaggtcccaaccaggtcGCGTGTCGgatatggggcacccaccagtccagcGCACCCCTCAACCAACACGCctaccgggtatgaggccgccgcagccacatGCCACCAATGCATCTTTAGTGATGTaatgctgcatctaccttgcccggtctagctgccgtcgaggccaccatgacgccagacaacgccaccatcctgtgctcgtccatcatcacacgcccaccggcgagaccccgctgctccatgccgccgagGCCCGCCGTCGTCGACGCGAGAGAAGGCACGCCACACCACCTCACGCCTCTTCCATCCGGCGCCGCTCCACAAACGATGCACCCAATAGGGAACACGACACCGCagcgccgccatcgtccgatccggtgATTTTTAGGATTTCTCCCGGAGCGGCACGAGCAGGTTGACGATAGTTGCTTGACGATGCCTTCACCAAGGTAACGACgtagacgccgccatcgcccgccatgagcggagtcggctcggttttcaccggcgtctatgtctccccaactcgccgcCGGTGCTAATAGTGGGATCCTAGATCCGTCACTACCAGCCTGGCCAACCACCTTCGGTGGAGAAGacagccaccaccaccatgcccgGGCCAAGTGGCCCAGACGTCCTCGTGCCGCGAAAATTACCCAGGGGGGATCTCCTCTTGCCGTTGTCGAGATGAGGCGCAACCACGGTGGATTTCGATCTAAACCCCTCGGGCCCAGATCAGATCTCATCGCAGCCAAAATCTCAACCGTCAAACGGCCGCCGGAGATCTCCTGGCCACCGTCAACCCGCTACGCACTGCCGTTGGAGGAGGAGAGAGATGAACGCCGCTGCCCCACGCGTTACCGCCGGCcgaggactgcgccgccgccgccgcctcaccacgGGGGCTTCGCCCCGCAGCGTCCTCAACGACGGCGGCGGTAGTGGGAGGCGATGGAGGGGGAGGGCTGAGGGCGGTGTGGACGGGGACTCCCCAGGGGCGGCGCGGCGCCGCCGCCTCGGGGGAGAGAGGTGAGCACGATACCGACTAGTGACCGCACAAATTAGGCAAGAAGATATTACAAGCATGGCCCTTGCATGGGTGCAATGTCATTTCACTCCATACCTTAAAAGAGGAGGAAATGGCGCAATTACAACTCAAAATAAATGGGTCATTTACCCTGCCATTTCCTGCAACCAACTGCTGTCATCTCCCGAGCTGTCGGTCGATGGATGCGTCCTGTCCTTGCCGCACTCATTTCCACCTCTCCCGGAGGCCAGCCGGAGGTGGGCGGCAATGGAATCGGTCGTACATTTGCCTTGCGTTGCGCGTGCATGCAATGCATGGTCTGGATCTCCTCCCGAAGTGTTTATTCTCATTACTTGCTCACGCCATCATTGCCTTCCCTACATACATGCCTTGCTTGCTCCCATCCAGTATGCATGTTTCCTTTTTCTCTACTAGTAGCTTCAAATCATTGGGTTCACCACAATTGTGTTCTGGGCACCGGTTCCCTTCGCGCCAAGATGCTACGCACGAGGGTTTGGCAAAGTCCATGCCTCGATGGGAAAATAACTAGTACTGGTAGAACCCGATGTAGTGTCTAGGAGTACACATGTATCTGTATATGTATCAATCGATTGTCAGGGATTACAGGTTTTTTTTAGTGGAGGGGTTACAGTTGGGAAGTTTTCCTTCCGGCCGAAaattaaatactccctctgtcccaaaattcttgtcttagatttgtctagatacggatgtatctaatactaaaatgtgacttgatacatccctatttagacaaatttaagacaagaattttgggacggagggagtacttttctgcCATTGTCTTTACAAATACTTAATTAAATACTTTTTTGCGGGTATTGAATTAAATACTTGAATATATCATGCATCTGAATTTGTCTGAAAGTATTTCAGTTTTCAGGCATGTTGTGATACAAGTTAATGGCCAAAATTGCGGTTAGCCGACCGCGCCAATACCCAAATAGGAACATATATTATATAGCACAATGTGCATGTAATCTTAATTCCTGTCGCATCTAAAGACAAAATTTCTCTCGTGTAGGAGCTCTTGCCATCCATCAAACTGATGTTGGCTTTATTGGGACACACCTCACTCCATTCATAAACTACAAGCCTATTTACTTTTTGCGAGTACAGAACTTACATTCTGAAATTTATAACTTTGGTCGAAATAACGTACAAATTTAGGTGGACGAAGTTTACAAAAAAACTAGTTGCATGTATATTATCCTTCATCTGATAATCCACGAGTTTCAGAAAGGGATTTGCAAACAATCCAGGCAACTAAAAAAATCTATTCAAAGTAGACAAATGCCCCTTTTATTTAAATAAAGAATacttaaataaataaaataaagagcCCTGTATCCAAGTGATATCTGGAACACCGAAAGGCAACGTCTCCAGCTCAAGAAAAGAAAGACAACGCCTGATCCGACGGTGGGTAATTAAAACCAATTAATCTCACATTTTCTTCAGTTTTTGCAGGAAAAAGGCAGGCCAACGCCCAAAAGGCGAAGGATTTAATTCAACTTACCCCACCCAAAGCCGTTTATCTCTTTCTCTCTCCGGGCGACTATTTAACAGCCTTGGCGCTACAGCCTTGGGATCCTAttcgctctccctcctccttccttgatCTCTCCTCCCCTTCCCCAACCTAAGTTTCCACCCGCCGGCCTCTTCTCCTCTCCCGCACCCAACCATCTCCCGCAATTTACCGCGCCAAGGGATGACCTCTACACCCGCGGCCGACGTCCTGCCGGCGCTGCCGCCGATCaggacgagggcggcggcggccgatccTGCGCCTGACCACGCATCGGCCTCGACGACGACGCTGCCGGAAGGCGAGCCCCTGCCGGCGCCcgtggcggcggaggaagaggtggTGGCGGAATCCCGGACGCCGGCTGCGGtggcggacgaggagggggaggaggaggagcccagGACACCGACTTCGGAGGAGAGCAAGCTCCGGCCGCCGACCGAGTGCCCCGGCGCGCCGAGGAAGCCCGTGGCTTTGGCCGGGACGAGGCCATCCCCGAAGCGGCCGCTGCGCTTCTTCGACGTCCCGCGCGACCTCTCCGCCGTCTTCATGTCCCTGCCGCCCAAGAAGCGGATCCGTGCTCCGCCATGCCTGGTCGCCTTCCGCCCGAGGTGCGGGGCCGCGTGGGGCCATGGATCGGCGCTGTAGCCCCGGCCGGCCATAATTTATGGGCTCCATGGTGCAATTGTTCATTTATCGGCGAATTCTTGGAGTTCTTGCGCTGCGttcctcttctttctttctttctttctctttcttgCGGTGGCTTCTTGGTTCCCACGGCCATGATATAGTATAATCTCTAGTGCAAATAATTAACGCGTTATTTTGCCTTTTTTCTCTCTGTCATTCTGATTTTTAGTGGGTTTGTGTGAAGGAGAAATTGTACTAGAATTGAAAAAGGTTGCGATTTTATATAATATAGGGATGATGATTGGGGAAAAGAACAGGAGTTGTAAGAGAATTTCCTGTTAGTTACCGACTATTTTACAGCTAACGGTTCTGAAAAATCTTCTGAAGTGATGTTCTTTCCGTTTTTTCGTTTAAATCTCTTCGATTCTTGTGCCTGCCGTATCGAATTTTACACATGTTGCCAGTCTGACAGACGGCAGACACTTTCGGTGGTGCCAATTAACTCCTCTGGGCCTGAAGAACaaagaaagattttgatcaatTTAACTGAATTCGCTCTAGTTAATGGCTTTAACCTGTTGATTGAACTGCCcattgtgtggagaagaaaaaatgattttttttcccCTTCGAATTCTTGGTGCATCCACGAAGGGAGAAGTAGGAATGTGTAGCATGTATGCAGCGGCGAGCAGAAGAAAATTGTTCAGGTGGATGGGATGGGTTGGGATGTACTTTTGGTTGTTTTGTCCCAGCACAACACTGGTGAGAGTGAAGAGGAAGATTTGCAGCAGAGAATCTTCTATTCATGAGAACTACATGACATAGGTTTTCCCTGCCAAAAAAAAAAATCCCCAGCTGCAGCTACCTGTTTGCCGTTGATGGCAGCAACTGTACGGCATTGGTCAGTTTCAGTGCTGCAAATCTGGTGTTGTTCAGTTAACCGGGCGTCGGTTGGGATTGTTGTGCATGGAGGTGTTGAGATCCATGGGAGAAGGAAAGCGGAAGGAAGGGGCGGTGCgttgcgtgttggaggagccatggATGGATCCTGACTGAGTAAGTGGGAGGGAGAAAGAAGCGGAGGCTGAAAGAAAGTTTCCTGTCTTGACTCACTCACATCACATGGGCTGGCTGTTACGTTTTGCAGTTACAGAACGCATGCTCCTGCCACCCCTCAGgaatagggagagagagagagagagagagagagagagagagagagagagagagagagagagagagagagagagagagagagagagagagagagagagagagagagagagagagagagagagagagagagagagagagagagagagagagagagagagagagagagagagagagagagagagagaga
Protein-coding regions in this window:
- the LOC123165479 gene encoding uncharacterized protein → MTSTPAADVLPALPPIRTRAAAADPAPDHASASTTTLPEGEPLPAPVAAEEEVVAESRTPAAVADEEGEEEEPRTPTSEESKLRPPTECPGAPRKPVALAGTRPSPKRPLRFFDVPRDLSAVFMSLPPKKRIRAPPCLVAFRPRCGAAWGHGSAL